Sequence from the Streptomyces peucetius genome:
CCGGGCCTCCACCGCCAGGAACGCACCGAGCAGCGCGAGCCCGCCGAGCAGCGGCAGCAGGGTCACGGCCTCGCCCCACCCCGACTCCTCCGTCTGCACGATGCCGTACGCGACAGCAGCCAGACCGCCGGTCGCGAGGACCGCGCCGGGCAGGTCGAGCCTGCGGCTCTTGCCGGTACGGCTCTCGGTCAGCCACACGACGGCGGCCGCCAGCACCAGCACGCCCACGGGGACGTTGATCAGGAGCACCCAGCGCCAGGACAGCAGGTCGGTCAGCACACCGCCGACGAGCCCGCCGGCCGCGCCTCCCGCCGCGCCGACGGCCGCCCAGGTGGCGATCGCCCGGGTACGGGCGGGGCCCGGCGGCACGGCCGCGGTGATGATGGTCAGCGTGGCGGGCGCCAGCACGGCCGCGCCGAGCCCCTGCGCACCGCGGGCCGCCAGCAACTGCCAGCCCTCCTGCGCCAGTCCGCCCGCGACGGACGCGGCGGTGAACAGGCTCAGCCCGACCAGGAACATCCGCTTGCGGCCGAACATGTCGGCCGCCCGGCCGCCGAGGAGCATGAATCCGGCGAACGCGATCGAGTACGCGTTCAGCACCCACTGCAGCCCGGTCGGCGACAGCGCCAGGTCCGCACGCATCGACGGCAGCGCTACATTGACGACGGACACGTCGAGCACGACGAGGAACTGCCCGGCGCACGCGGCGGCGATCACCGCCCAGGTGCGCGGGGACGGCATGGCGGAAGCGGGCCGGACGGGCTCTTGTGTCTTCGATGCGGGACGGACCATGGGCGTCATGGTCGCAGGCCGGGGGCGGTCCGTACATGCTGATTTCGACGTAGCCCGCCGGGACCGCGGGTCCTAGGACCTCCGCAGCAGCGTCACCACCGCCGCACCGCCCAGCCCGATGTTGTGCGCGAGGCCGGTGCGGGCGCCGTCGACCTGGCGGGGCCCGGCCTCGCCGCGCAGCTGCCGCACCAGCTCGGCCGCCTGCGCGAGCCCGGTGGCGCCCAGTGGGTGCCCCTTGGAGATCAGGCCGCCGGACGGGTTGACCACCCACCGCCCGCCGTACGTCGTCGCGCCGCTCTCGACGAGCTTGCCGGATTCCCCGTCCGGGCACATGCCCAGCGCCTCGTACGTCAGCAGCTCGTTGACGGAGAAGCAGTCGTGCAGTTCGACTACGTCCACGTCCTCGATGCCGAGCCCGGACTTCTGGTACACGGCGAGCGCGGCGGCGCGGGACATCGGCTTTCCGACGGCGTCGACGCACGAGCCGGAGGCGAACGACTCCTCGGTGTCGGTGGTCATCGCCTGGGCGGCGATCTCGACCGCCTTGCCGTGCAGTCCGTGCCGGACGACGAAGCGTTCGGAGACGACGAGCGCGGCGGCCGCGCCGTCGGACGTCGGCGAGCACTGGAGCCTGGTCAGCGGCGGGTGGACCGGTTTGGCGGCGAGGATCTCGTCGACGGAGTACAGGTCCTGGAACTGGGCGTCGGGGTTGTCCGCCGAGTGCCGGTGGTTCTTGGCGGCGACGGCGGCGAGCTGCGCCGCCGTCGTGCCGTACCGCTCCATGTGCTCGCGGGCCGCGTTGCCGAAGATCTGCGCGGTCGGCGGGGTCTCGGCGAAGCCGTGCCGGGCGGCCATGACCCCGTAGTGGCGGGCGACGGGCGAGGCGGCGAAGTCGCCCTGCCCGGCGTCGCCGCCGAGCGCGCCACGGGTCATCTTCTCGAAGCCCAGCGCCAGTACGCAGTCGCCGGCGCCGCCCTCGACGAACTGCCGGGCCAGCATCAGCGCGGTCGCACCGGTGGCGCAGTTGTTGCTGACGTTGTAGACGGGCACACCGGTGAGCCCGAGCTCGTACGCGGCCCGCTGCCCGGCGGTGGACGCCTGAAAGCAGTACCCGACGGGCACCTGCTCGACCTGCTCGTACGCGACACCCGCGTCGTCGAGCGCGGCGGCGCCGGCCTCCCGGGCCATGTCCCAGTACTGCCACTCGCGGGTCCCGGGCTTCTCGAACTTGGTGGTGCCGACGCCGACGATGTACGCCTTCATCTCTGGCACTCCTTCCGTCTCGCGGGCAGGGCCGAGGAAGCGCGTGCCAGAGTAGAACACGTTCCATTCTGACGGAAGGTCAGGAGGCACGGTCCGGTCAGGAAGCCGCCGGTGTCACCTTCACCGGGCCGCAGCCGATGCGCTCGGACTCCGCCTCGACATAGGCGGGCAGCAGGTCCCGGACGAAGTTCACGTCGCTGCGCAGCAGATCGATGTCCTCCACCACCATGACCACCGGCCCCGTCTGGCACGAGAGCCGGTACACGGCGCGGGTCGGACCGATCATCCCGCCCCCCTTCGTCCCCTTGACGCGGGCGCCGCCCTTGCGCAGCTCCAGTGAGTAGACCTCGGCCACCGCGGGATCGACGACCGTCGACATCCGTATCCCCCGGTAGCCGTCACGGCCCGAGTCGCACGTCCGGGCCGCCCCGCCCTCGCCGCCGAGGCGGTTCAGCTCCAGGCTCTT
This genomic interval carries:
- a CDS encoding MFS transporter, which translates into the protein MVRPASKTQEPVRPASAMPSPRTWAVIAAACAGQFLVVLDVSVVNVALPSMRADLALSPTGLQWVLNAYSIAFAGFMLLGGRAADMFGRKRMFLVGLSLFTAASVAGGLAQEGWQLLAARGAQGLGAAVLAPATLTIITAAVPPGPARTRAIATWAAVGAAGGAAGGLVGGVLTDLLSWRWVLLINVPVGVLVLAAAVVWLTESRTGKSRRLDLPGAVLATGGLAAVAYGIVQTEESGWGEAVTLLPLLGGLALLGAFLAVEARAKAPLMPLKVFRSRAVSAANVAMLVTGSAAFAMWFFMTVYAQNVLGYTPLEAGLALIPSSVSVIVGSKLAPPLMARGGARNVAVLGALIAATGFGWQSAMDANGEYLTAIAGPGVLMMAGIGLVATPLASLATSGAAPDDAGLVSGLINTSRTMGGALGLAILSTVAASRSGGATDPESLTAGYALAFRTGTGVLLAAAVLMLLWLPRPAADRA
- a CDS encoding thiolase C-terminal domain-containing protein — encoded protein: MKAYIVGVGTTKFEKPGTREWQYWDMAREAGAAALDDAGVAYEQVEQVPVGYCFQASTAGQRAAYELGLTGVPVYNVSNNCATGATALMLARQFVEGGAGDCVLALGFEKMTRGALGGDAGQGDFAASPVARHYGVMAARHGFAETPPTAQIFGNAAREHMERYGTTAAQLAAVAAKNHRHSADNPDAQFQDLYSVDEILAAKPVHPPLTRLQCSPTSDGAAAALVVSERFVVRHGLHGKAVEIAAQAMTTDTEESFASGSCVDAVGKPMSRAAALAVYQKSGLGIEDVDVVELHDCFSVNELLTYEALGMCPDGESGKLVESGATTYGGRWVVNPSGGLISKGHPLGATGLAQAAELVRQLRGEAGPRQVDGARTGLAHNIGLGGAAVVTLLRRS